AAACCCTTGCGGAGGCTGGAAAGAAAACAATCATCGAAACTTCACTGGAAAAAGGTGGTGTTGTTGTAGAAGGAGCAGAGTCAAAGCTCATATCTCATGTTGGGACAACACACATCCTGACCTCATGTGCCCCTGTACGTGTTGACGGAGAGCTCGTGGGAATGGTCGGGTATTTCGTGGACATCAGTCCAATCAAGCAGAAGGAAGAGGAGGCAAGAAAAGCCTTCAAACTTGTGGAGGAAGTATTCAGAAAAATGCCCTTCCCCGCTTACGTGATCTACGTAAATACGGACCATAAAATCCAGTATGCCAACGATGAAATTGCAAAACTTGCGGGATTCAACAGGGCGGAGGAAATCGTAGGAAAACATCCTTCCGAATTATTCCAGACCGAAGGTGGGAGGACAATTGCAGATAAGGTTCTCGACACGGGTAAAGCGGTCATCAACTATCAGGCAGTAACCCGAACCAAAACAGGTAGAGAAGTTCCGGTTCTGGTGTCCTGCGTTCCTGTTCATGTGGATGGGGAGATGGTTGGTGTTATCGACCTCTTCACCGATATCACTGAACTTAAGGAGAAGGAGGCAGAGATTATGAAGACACTGGAGTACACAGATAGGGCTCTCGAACTTCTCACTGTCGGGATAAGGGAGTTGCAGTCAGGCAATTTAGGTGCAAGAGTGGA
The DNA window shown above is from Archaeoglobus neptunius and carries:
- a CDS encoding PAS domain-containing protein, whose protein sequence is MNEVGIGVDGEDIKGFAEDPVEKVRQLERALAEKEKQLAETTAELNKTKAFINELFRILPKPIYIYFIDRDGKLRYVNDATLHYLKKDRDEVIGRKPSELFFEESGKTLAEAGKKTIIETSLEKGGVVVEGAESKLISHVGTTHILTSCAPVRVDGELVGMVGYFVDISPIKQKEEEARKAFKLVEEVFRKMPFPAYVIYVNTDHKIQYANDEIAKLAGFNRAEEIVGKHPSELFQTEGGRTIADKVLDTGKAVINYQAVTRTKTGREVPVLVSCVPVHVDGEMVGVIDLFTDITELKEKEAEIMKTLEYTDRALELLTVGIRELQSGNLGARVEKPEKIEGVKVARRFEETVDIFNEFAERLNEIVRRLAEDMKETAEQVREANEAVNQMNAGMQQISSASQQIATGS